In bacterium, the genomic stretch GCTGCAGATGCTGGCGGACAGCCCGTCGCAGTATGAGCGCGAAACTGAATGCATGGAATTTCTGCGCCGCGTGCCCACGGTGTGGGATGAGACCCGGGTGCTGCAAGCGGCGGTGGGCGATTACCTGGTCATCGCACGGCGCAGCGGCACCACCTGGTACCTCGCCGGTCTGACCGACTGGAGCAGCCGCTGTCTCGAAGTGCCGCTGGATTTCCTCTGCGACGACGATTACACGCTCGAATCATGGCAGGACGGCATCAATGTGGATCGCCACGCGGGCGATTTCAAATTTCAAACCCAGTCAGTGAGCGATCAGTCGAGGATTAAAATGCAAATGGCCAAGGGTGGAGGATGGGTGGGAGTGATGACGAAAAGCTAGAAATGGGAAGTTTGAAGGAAAAAGTTAGAAGGTATTAGGAGGAAGTTTGAAGGTAGAAGGAAAAAGTTGGAAGGGAAAACGCAGGACAAGATTATGCATTCAGCGAGGTTGAAATTTATATTCGCAGGTTTTATTTTATTTCAATCCCTGGGAATCGGTTTCGCCCAAAAGCCGGCCGGCGATAGCCAGAAAATGGAGTGGTGGAAAGCAGCCAAGTTTGGGATGTTTATCCACTGGGGCTTGTACTGCATTCCTGCCGGAACCTGGCAGGAAAAGCAGGTCATGGTCGGCGATGCGGCAGAGTGGATTCAGTGTTCCTTCCAGATTCCTCCAGCTGATTACAAGCCCCTGGCCGGCCGGTTCAATCCGGTTCTGTTCGATGCCGAGCAGGTCGTGCGCCTGGCGCAGCAGGCCGGCATGAAATACATCGTGCTGACTTCCAAGCATCATGAAGGCTTTGCGATGTTTAAATCAGCCGACCCTTTTAATATCGTCGACGCTTCCCCCTATAAAAAAGATGTTGTGCAAGCGCTGGCTGATGCCTGCAAAAAACATGGCATGCGCTTTGGCCTATATTACTCCCAGGCTCAGGATTGGAACCATCCGGGTGGAAGCGCCTGCCGCGGCCATTGGGATGCCGCGCAGGAGGGAAGCTTTGACCAATACCTCGAGGACGTGGCGATTCCTCAGGTCAAAGAGATCCTTTCCGCCTATCATCCCGCTATCCTCTGGTGGGATACGCCCTGCGACATGACCCCGGAGCGGGCAGCCAGGTTCACCTCGATCATTGCCGCCTACCCCAGGCTGATCACCAATAACCGGCTCGGCGGCGGCATGAACGGCGATTTTGACACGCCTGAACAAGAGATTCCGGCGACCGGCATTGCGGGCAAGAACTGGGAAGCGTGCATGACCATGAACCACACCTGGGGGTTCAGCAGCCATGACCATGACTGGAAGAGCAGCACGGTTCTGATCCAAAACCTGATCGATATCGTTTCCAAAGGCGGAAACTATTTGTTGAACGTCGGGCCCACGTCCGAAGGATTAATACCCCAGCCTTCCATAGAGCGTCTGCAGGATATCGGCCGCTGGCTTGACACCAACGGCGAGGCTATCTATGGAACCAACGCCAGTCCCTTCAGCGAAATCACCTGGGGACGCGTGACCCAGAAAAAATCCGGAAGGTCCGTGAGATTATACCTGCACGTTTTCGACTGGCCTGGCGATGGAAAATTAGTGGTGCCTGGGCTGGAGGCGAAAATCGTCAAGGTCTATCCATTGGCATCGGCCGCCATCCGGCTGGCTACAGAAAAGAAGGATGGCGAGCTGTATATCGATGTGAGCCGAGTGCAGCCGACCTCTGCAGCTACCGTGGTCGTGCTCGAGATCGACGGAAATTTTACAGTTTATAACAAGCCGGAGATTAAGGCCGAGAGCGCTGTCTTTATCGATACCCTTGCGGTCGAAATGACCACGGACATAAAAAATGGCGTTGTGCATTACACAACCGATGGCAGCGTGCCCGTTGCCGGCTCGCAGCAAGCCAAGGGCCGAATCATGCTGGCCGGCGAAAAGAATTTAACCGTTCGAGCCCGTGTATTTGTGCGCGGCAAGGCTGTAAGCGGAACGGCCGAGCGTGAATTTATCCAAATGGCTCCGCTGC encodes the following:
- a CDS encoding glycoside hydrolase family 97 protein, whose protein sequence is RTAAMAAKHKLLVDFHGAYKPTGLIRTWPNVLTSEGVKGLENLKWSRLPDPEHNLMLPFIRMVAGPMDYTPGAMINKDSASFHIDWDQPMSLGTRCHQLALYVAFESPLQMLADSPSQYERETECMEFLRRVPTVWDETRVLQAAVGDYLVIARRSGTTWYLAGLTDWSSRCLEVPLDFLCDDDYTLESWQDGINVDRHAGDFKFQTQSVSDQSRIKMQMAKGGGWVGVMTKS